The region AATAAAAACATCATACCCTTCCAGGCAGCTGGGTCTGCAAGCCTGTTTTTAATGTTACTCCAGAAGTTTACAGGGGGTTTTTCCTCATAAGAAAGCGGAGATATATCTACGCCAAGCAATCTGGTTGCCAGTTCCCTTTCAAAATTTACCAGTTCCCACCATGCCACCAGTACCAGCAGAAGGACGGGTAGTCCTATGATAATTATGGAAAAGCTTAAGCCTACAAGCAGGCCGGATGTCAGGAAAAGGAAATATGCGGTACCCAGGGGAAATGTGAATATTACATAAAGCAGGTTCAGGTACGTCTGACGCTGGAACATCACACCAAAAAATGAACTGAACAATTTGTTTATGTTTCTCATCACAAATCCTGCTGTTTTATATTTCTATTATCGGTTGCGTTTATTCTTCCTGAGGATAAAGTATAGTATGGCTCCCAGTAAATGGGTAAATACAATAACTATTATCCAGATCAGTCTCTCATTGCTTCTGTCTGTTTCCTTTGTGATGCAATCTATAAGCATCCATATCCAGAATAATGTCCCGAATATTCCTATTCCAAAAAGAAGGATGATATTAAAGAAAGGCATTGCTATCATGTCAAACATTCCATCACCTCATTCGTTTCTTAAAGCATCTGTCGGATTCATCTTTGCAGCCTTGTTGGCGGGATATACCCCTGCTACAAGCCCTACAAAGACTGAAATTATAAAACCGGCTGCGATTTTGGATAACGGGAATGCTACCGGCAAATTCATGAAACTTTCAGCTATATAGGCACCTGCCATTCCCATCAAAGTCCCTGCAATCCCTCCGAAAAGTCCCACTATCATTGCCTCTACGATAAATAGATTCAGTATACTTGTATTGGTATATCCCAGCGATTTCATCAAACCGATTTCCTGTGTTCTTTCAGTCACTGTGACAAGCATAATATTCATTATTCCGATTGATCCAACTACAAGAGATATCAGGGCGACAGCAGTTAGCAGTGCCCCCAGAGAATCAGATAGTTGCTTTGTTTGTTCCAGGATTTCCACCTGATCCATTATGAAATATGGTTTAGCGTTGTCATTATTCATTTCCCTTGAGTCTATGCCGAACTGGCGTCCCAGTTTCCCATCAATCTCCTCTGATGTTTGCTCAACTACCTCCATACTTTTTGCCTTTATGAAAAATGAATCATAATGATTTTCCCCAAGCATGGAATTCATTGTGGCAATCGGTATGAATATTCTATTGTCTGGTTCTATGCCCGATTGTACCAGTTGAGTATCAGGGCTCTGGAGTATTCCTTTTACAACAAACCTGTGGCTGACACTTTCTCCATTGCTTTTGGTGAAAGTCACATCTATTGAATTCTTATTCCCCACGGGCCTGTCAAAGATTTCTTCTGCAACTTCAGAGCCAATCACTGCAGCATAGCTGTCTTTATCTATCAGGAAATTTCCTTCAGCCAGCTGCAGGTTTGCCACTTCGGGGTAATCTTCTGTCACCCCCATTATACCTACATGCCGCCGGGATGATTGGTAACTGACAGTCGCAGTCTGACTATTTATAGGTGAGATTCCGTCAACTTCCTGCAGATTGGAAATAAGGCTCTTTTCTTCCTTGCCAAGAATACCCGGTTCCTTACTTTCTACTATAATGAAATTTGAACCTACGGCTCCGATCTCATCAGTAAAAAACTGGTTGAAACTGGCACCAAGTGACACATTGGCAATTACTGCTGCCACTCCTATTACAATTCCCAGGGTAGTCAGGAGGGAACGCAGTTTTGCACTGCGTATGCTCCCAAGGGCTATCTTGAATGCCTGTTTGGGATTTACCATGAGTGTCCCACCTTAATTCTTTCTTCGATACAGTACGGCTGCAGGAATCAGCAGGCCAACAAGTGCAAGAGCGGCAATTGCAATATTGCTGATCCCGTTTTCGTCTTCATGTACTGTTTTGAAAGCTTCCAGTTGTGATGTGGTCTGGTGTGCATTCATTCCGTTGCGATATTCAACGGTTATTTCCAGAGGTTCTGTGATATTTTCTCTCATCTGGTTGGCTTCGAATTGGATGGAGAACAGTTCATCAGGTTCCATTGTACCCACGAAATATTCTCGGGGTGAAAATTCAATACCTTCTGCTTCTGGTATTACGTTGACCGAATAAAGGGTGTTCTGTCGTATATTTGCCACATCAAATTCTATTGTTCCTTTCCCGTTAACCAGGGTAGGGGTAATGGTTGGTATTACCTTTACATCTGCATTATCAACCTTTACAGGAATTTCCCAGTTGCAGTCATATATGTGGGAGTTACTC is a window of Methanohalophilus mahii DSM 5219 DNA encoding:
- a CDS encoding sensor domain-containing protein translates to MRNINKLFSSFFGVMFQRQTYLNLLYVIFTFPLGTAYFLFLTSGLLVGLSFSIIIIGLPVLLLVLVAWWELVNFERELATRLLGVDISPLSYEEKPPVNFWSNIKNRLADPAAWKGMMFLFIKFPFGIFTLIILAICFTLTLGLIFAPFITIYWSPGKSRILIDILPEAILTACLGIIIAVCTLHITNALAAISGNLAKIMLEKNNSDVHTETLDEQKSY
- a CDS encoding ABC transporter permease, whose product is MVNPKQAFKIALGSIRSAKLRSLLTTLGIVIGVAAVIANVSLGASFNQFFTDEIGAVGSNFIIVESKEPGILGKEEKSLISNLQEVDGISPINSQTATVSYQSSRRHVGIMGVTEDYPEVANLQLAEGNFLIDKDSYAAVIGSEVAEEIFDRPVGNKNSIDVTFTKSNGESVSHRFVVKGILQSPDTQLVQSGIEPDNRIFIPIATMNSMLGENHYDSFFIKAKSMEVVEQTSEEIDGKLGRQFGIDSREMNNDNAKPYFIMDQVEILEQTKQLSDSLGALLTAVALISLVVGSIGIMNIMLVTVTERTQEIGLMKSLGYTNTSILNLFIVEAMIVGLFGGIAGTLMGMAGAYIAESFMNLPVAFPLSKIAAGFIISVFVGLVAGVYPANKAAKMNPTDALRNE
- a CDS encoding PLD nuclease N-terminal domain-containing protein; translation: MFDMIAMPFFNIILLFGIGIFGTLFWIWMLIDCITKETDRSNERLIWIIVIVFTHLLGAILYFILRKNKRNR